The Deinococcota bacterium DNA window GGCCATCGCGCCGAGGGCGAGCTCCAGGGTGTTGGGAAAATAGCTGCGCAGTTCGCTGGTGACCTCGCGGCGCGTCCGCGTCGAGCGGCCGAGGTCGCCCTGGACCAGGTTGCCCAGAAAGATCCCGAACTGCACGTGGCCCGGCTCGTTGAGGCCCAAGCGCTCGCGGGTGAGCCTGAGCTGCTCGGGCGTGGCGAATTCGCCGGCCAGCAAGAGGGCCGGGTCGCCGGGCGCCAAGCGCACCATCAGAAAGACGATGAGGATGACGCCGAAGATAGAGGGCAGCGCGGCGAGGATGCGGCGAAGAAGATAGGTCAGCAAGAATGGTCACCTTAAAGATAACGGAAAAGATAACGGAGGGTGGGCGGAACGCCCACCCTCTCCGGCGGACGGTCCTCAGCGGAGCGAGGCGTTATGCGCCAGGTAGCGCTCGGTGGGATGCACGACGAAGCCCTCGACCTCGTCGCGGATGGCGGTGAGCTGCGTCTCGGAGTGCAAGAAGAGCCAGGCGGCCTCGTCCCAGATGATCTGCATGGCCTCGGCGTAGAGGCCCTCGCGCGTCTCGGGGTCGGTGTCGGTGCGCGCCTCGTCCAGGAGCTCGTCGACCTCGGGGTTGCTGTAAAAGGCGCGGTTCGAGCCGGCGGGCACGTGTTCGCTGGTGTGGAAGAGCGCGAAGAGGCCGTAGTCGGCGTCGCCCGTCACCGTGCCCCAGCCGAGCATGGCCATGGGCACGATGTTGTCCTCGGCGGGCTGGCCGGTCAGCTCGAGGTAGGCCGCCCACTCGAGCGACTCGATCTCGGCGTTGACGCCCACCTCGGCGAGCTGGCTCTGGATGGCCTCGGAGATCTGGATGTCCTGGAGGTAGCGGCCGCTGGGGCTGTAGAGCGTGACCGAGAGGCCGTCAGGATGGCCCGCCTCGGCGAGGAGCTCACGGGCGCGCTCGGGGTTGTAGTCGTAGGAGCCGACCGGGGTGTAGCCGAAGATGCCCGGCGCGATGGGCGCGTCGGAGGGCCGCACGGCGCCGCCTAAGAGGAAGTCGGCGATCTCTTCCTTGTCCACGGCATAGTTGATCGCCTGGCGCACACGGGCGTCGGTGAAGGGCTCCATGGTGTGGTTGAAGTAGATGTAGATGGTCCGCACGCTCGAGGTGTTGTCGACGGTGATGTTGGGGTCGGCGTCCAAGCGGGAGACGTCCTGGACGGGCACGCGCACGGCGACGTGGGCTTCGCCGGTCTCGACCATGGCCATGCGGGTGGTCGACTCGGGCACGGTCAGAAAGCGCACGCCCTCGACGCCGGGTGCTTCGCCCCAGTAGTCGTCATTGCGCTCCAGGTCGATGCGCTGGCCGCGCTCCCAGGAGACGAAGCGGAAGGGGCCGGTGCCGACCGGGTTGTCGCCATAGTCATCTCCCTGCGTTTGGATGGCCGCGGGGCTCTGGATGGCCGTGGACGAGTGGGTCAAGTGGGCCAGGAAGGGCGCGAAGGTGTCGGCGAGGGTGACTTCGACGGTGTGCTCGTCCGTGGCCTCGACCGACTCGATGCGGGCGAGCAAGAAGCGGAACTGGAAGGCGTTCTCCGGGTCGATGAAGCGCTCCAAGTTGAAGACCACCGCCTCGGCGTCGAACGGCGTGCCGTCGTGGAAGGTCACGCCCTGGCGCAAGTTGAGCGTCCAGACGCGGCCGTCCTCGGAGACCTCCTGGCTCTCGGCCAGGAGCGGCTCGATGGTGCCCTCGGGGGTGAGCTCGAAGAGCGTCTCGGAGATGTGGCTGATGACGGTCGCCGAGGGCGAGTCGGTGCTGTTGGCGGCGTCGAGGGTGACGGCGTCGGTGCCCTGGGCGACGATCAGGGTCTGCGCCAGCGTGCTCCCCGACAACAGGAGCGCAGCTGCCAGAAGGGCCGTGGTTAGAGCTTTTTTCAACGTCTTTCTCCTTTCGAGCGATGGGGTCTTCAGGGATAGAAGACCACCGTCAAGCCTGTCCCGTCGCGACACCCCGTCGGGGTTAGCACCCGGCCCTGCATTATGGGGCGTTATGGGGCATTATGGGGCACTGTGGGACGCAAGCTTGTTCCTCCTATTAAACCGTTTGCCGCCGCCGCCGTCAACAGCAAGGCCGAGGGAGGCCGGAAGAATGAAGAAGGGGCTTCACACTTCCTGGAGCGCGGGCAAACTTGTGGTAAAGTTTTCCTTTAGCAGGCGGTGAAAACCGAATAGATGCCCGCTCGCTTCAGGAGGATATATGCGCAAGCTTCGAACTGCGGTGCTGCTTAGCCTCGTCTTGGGTCTCGGGCTGGCTGCCGCGCAAACCTTGGTCTTCGGCCAGAGCGGCCTGCCGGTCACGCTCGACACCGGCCAGGACGGCAACTCGCTGACGCCGTCCTATCAGATCCTGGAGAACCTGGTCTTCTTCACGCCCGGCACGGGCGACTTGGAGCCCGGCCTGGCCACCGACTGGGAGGCCAACGAGGACGCCACGGTGTGGACCTTCAACCTGCGCCAGGGGGTGAGCTTCCACGACGGCACGCCCCTAAACGCCGAGGCGGTGGTCTTCAACCTCGAGCGCTGGAACGACACTACCAACGACTACCGCTTCGACAAGCCCTTCGTGCCCTGGACCTGGATCTTCGGCGGCTTCGACGAGGAGAGCGTGCTCGAGTCGGCTCGCGCCGTTGACGAGACCACCGTCGAGCTGACCCTGCGCGACTCGGTGAGCTTCCTGCCCGCCATGCTGGCCTCCTCTTACTTCGGCCTGCACAGCCCCGAGGCGGTCCGCGAAGGCGGCGAGGACTACGGCGGCCCGGCCGCCGGCACGGTCGGCACCGGCCCCTTCCGCTTCGTCGAGTGGATCGACGGCGACCGCGTGGCGCTCGCGCGCTATGAGGACTACTGGGGCGAAAGCGCGGGCGTCGAACAGCTCGTCTTCTTGGGCGTCGAAGACCCCACCGCGCGCCTGGCCCAGCTTCTGGCCGGCAACTTGGACATCGCCGTCAACCTCGCTTCGGACGACCTGCCCCAGGTCGAAGGGTCCGCCGACCTCGAGGTGGTGACGGTCGAGGCCAACCTGAACGTCGGCTACCTCGCCTTCCACCAGGCCAACAGCCCCTTCGACGACCTGCGGGTGCGCCAGGCGGTGGCCTACGCCATCGACCGCGACGCCATCGTCGAGGCCTTTTACGCCGGTCTCGGCGCCAGGGCCAGCCAGTTCGTGCCGCCCGCGCTCTGGGGCCGCGCCGACTTGGACGAAGAGTATCCCTACGACCCCGAGCGCGCCCAGGAACTCCTGGCCGAGGCGGGCTATGAGGACGGCTTCGACACCGAACTCTGGTACATGCCGGTGAGCCGCCCCTACTACCCCGCGCCCGAGCCCATCGCCACCACCATGGCCTCTTATCTGGCCGAGGTGGGCATCAACGCCGAGTTGCGCAGCGAGGAGTGGGGCACCTACTTAGAGCGCTACAACACCGGCGCCTACCCCATGTACATGCTCGGCTGGAGCGCCGACTTCGCCGATCCCGACAACTTCCTCTACACCTTTTTCGGTCCGTCCGCCCCCGAGCAATTCGGCTGGGACAGCCCCGAAGCCCTGGACCTGTTGACCCGCGCCCGCCAGGCCGGCAGCCAGGAGGAGCGCCAGGCGCTCTACGAGGAACTCGACCGGCTGGTGAGCGACGAGATGGTCAACCTGCCCGTCGCCCATAACCGCGTCCTGAACGCCGTCAGAAACAACGTAGCGGGCTTCATCCCGAGCCCGCTCGGCAGCACCGTTCCGCTCAGGACCGTGACCAAGAACTAGAGAACCGGGTGAGGGGCGCCGGTGGCGCCCCTTTCATCTCCGCCACCGCCCCTCCTTGCGGTCGGCGGGCAAGCCGACAGGAGCCTTATTTGACAGCCTATTTTTTTCGGCGCCTCCTAGGGCTCATCCCGGTGCTCTTTGGGATCAGCCTTCTCGTCTTTACCATCACCCGGGTGATTCCCGCCGACCCCGCGCTGCTCATGCTGGGTGAGCGGGCCACGCCCGAATCGCGCGCGCGGCTGCGCACCGAGCTCGGCCTCGACCAGCCGCTCTTCGTTAACTTGGAGGCCGTGCGGAGCACGGGCAACCCGCTCGCCGTCTTCGATTCGCAGTACCTAAACTTCGTAAGCCGGGCCCTGCGGGGCGACCTGGGCCGCTCCTACTTCACCCGCATCAACGTCCGCGACGGCCTCGTCCAGCGCTTTCCCGCCACCCTCGAGCTCGCGCTCATGGCCATGCTCATCGCCCTCCTCGTCGGCGTTCCCGCGGGCATCGTCGCGGCGCTAAGGCGCGGAACCCTGGTCGACACCGGCGTGATGGTCTTTGCCCTGGCGGGCGTGTCCTTTCCGGTCTTCTGGCTGGCGATCATCCTCATCTACATCTTTTCGGTCAACCTGGGCTGGCTGCCGCCGGCGGGTCGGCTCGACGTGAGCCTGAGCATCCGGCC harbors:
- a CDS encoding glutathione ABC transporter substrate-binding protein; the protein is MKKALTTALLAAALLLSGSTLAQTLIVAQGTDAVTLDAANSTDSPSATVISHISETLFELTPEGTIEPLLAESQEVSEDGRVWTLNLRQGVTFHDGTPFDAEAVVFNLERFIDPENAFQFRFLLARIESVEATDEHTVEVTLADTFAPFLAHLTHSSTAIQSPAAIQTQGDDYGDNPVGTGPFRFVSWERGQRIDLERNDDYWGEAPGVEGVRFLTVPESTTRMAMVETGEAHVAVRVPVQDVSRLDADPNITVDNTSSVRTIYIYFNHTMEPFTDARVRQAINYAVDKEEIADFLLGGAVRPSDAPIAPGIFGYTPVGSYDYNPERARELLAEAGHPDGLSVTLYSPSGRYLQDIQISEAIQSQLAEVGVNAEIESLEWAAYLELTGQPAEDNIVPMAMLGWGTVTGDADYGLFALFHTSEHVPAGSNRAFYSNPEVDELLDEARTDTDPETREGLYAEAMQIIWDEAAWLFLHSETQLTAIRDEVEGFVVHPTERYLAHNASLR
- a CDS encoding ABC transporter substrate-binding protein; translated protein: MRKLRTAVLLSLVLGLGLAAAQTLVFGQSGLPVTLDTGQDGNSLTPSYQILENLVFFTPGTGDLEPGLATDWEANEDATVWTFNLRQGVSFHDGTPLNAEAVVFNLERWNDTTNDYRFDKPFVPWTWIFGGFDEESVLESARAVDETTVELTLRDSVSFLPAMLASSYFGLHSPEAVREGGEDYGGPAAGTVGTGPFRFVEWIDGDRVALARYEDYWGESAGVEQLVFLGVEDPTARLAQLLAGNLDIAVNLASDDLPQVEGSADLEVVTVEANLNVGYLAFHQANSPFDDLRVRQAVAYAIDRDAIVEAFYAGLGARASQFVPPALWGRADLDEEYPYDPERAQELLAEAGYEDGFDTELWYMPVSRPYYPAPEPIATTMASYLAEVGINAELRSEEWGTYLERYNTGAYPMYMLGWSADFADPDNFLYTFFGPSAPEQFGWDSPEALDLLTRARQAGSQEERQALYEELDRLVSDEMVNLPVAHNRVLNAVRNNVAGFIPSPLGSTVPLRTVTKN
- a CDS encoding ABC transporter permease, which produces MTAYFFRRLLGLIPVLFGISLLVFTITRVIPADPALLMLGERATPESRARLRTELGLDQPLFVNLEAVRSTGNPLAVFDSQYLNFVSRALRGDLGRSYFTRINVRDGLVQRFPATLELALMAMLIALLVGVPAGIVAALRRGTLVDTGVMVFALAGVSFPVFWLAIILIYIFSVNLGWLPPAGRLDVSLSIRPITGLYVLDGLLRGNPAASWDAFRHLVLPGVALGTIPLAIVVRMTRSAMLEVLGQDYVRTARAKGLKPRIVINKHALRNALLPVVTVIGLSFGTLLSGAILTETVFSWPGIGRWVYDAISARDYPIIQGGVIFVAFVFVLVNLLVDLSYAFIDPRIQYA